A portion of the Agelaius phoeniceus isolate bAgePho1 chromosome 29, bAgePho1.hap1, whole genome shotgun sequence genome contains these proteins:
- the HCN2 gene encoding potassium/sodium hyperpolarization-activated cyclic nucleotide-gated channel 2 yields MRAGRGAAGGEAAAAAEEEAAADGAKRSGAAAAAAAAAAAGRARGRGGKGSPNGECRRGEAPRSPGPEPPREPKVSFSCGGGGASPGGAKAAEEGASEDAAEEVRGSQASFMQRQFGAMLQPGVNKFSLRMFGSQKAVEREQERVKSAGAWIIHPYSDFRFYWDFTMLLFMVGNLIIIPVGITFFKEETTAPWIVFNVVSDTFFLMDLVLNFRTGIVIEDNTEIILDPEKIKKKYLKTWFVVDFVSSIPVDYVFLIVEKGIDSEVYKTARALRIVRFTKILSLLRLLRLSRLIRYIHQWEEIFHMTYDLASAVMRIINLIGMMLLLCHWDGCLQFLVPMLQDFPQNCWVSINGMVNDSWSELYSFALFKSMSHMLCIGYGKQAPESMTDIWLTMLSMIVGATCYAMFIGHATALIQSLDSSRRQYQEKYKQVEQYMSFHKLPADFRQKIHDYYEHRYQGKMFDEDSILGELNEPLREEIVNFNCRKLVASMPLFANADPNFVTAMLTKLKFEVFQPGDYIIREGTIGKKMYFIQHGVVSILTKGNKEMKLSDGSYFGEICLLTRGRRTASVRADTYCRLYSLSVDNFNEVLEEYPMMRRAFETVAIDRLDRIGKKNSILLHKVQHDLNSGVFNNQENEIIQEIVKYDREMVQQAELQQHTAMYSPVQPQVTSAIATLQQAVAMSFCPQMASPLVGSMALGSPRMMRRLQYAQAVPSPFAVSPVLLQQSPPPQPQPPVPHANPSPSQDPAQPTALPASTSAFAAAAASPPSQSPLASRTFAYGGAPGPLGSQLSLSQQPAPGSPQRLAAHKSTQALHTSSLSQDSRPLSASQPSLPHGLAAGSTQSPPASARESSTSIGGGPAAASPGPGPPAGLRAQAPSRGAPAHPAPMGSGLTAPPALPQDSAAARKDSASSTPDTDPAKSRLSSNL; encoded by the exons aTGCGGGCGGGCcgcggcgcggcgggcggggaggcggcggcggcggccgaggaggaggcggcggccgATGGGGCCAAGCGCAGcggggcagcggcagcggcggcggccgcagcggcggcggggcgggcgcggggccgcggcgggaAGGGGTCCCCGAACGGCGAGTGCCGGCGCGGGGAAGCGCcgcggagccccggcccggAGCCGCCCCGCGAGCCCAAGGTCTCGTTCtcctgcggcggcggcggagcatCCCCCGGCGGGGCCAAGGCGGCCGAGGAGGGGGCGAGCGAGGATGCGGCCGAGGAGGTGCGCGGGAGCCAGGCCAGCTTCATGCAGCGGCAGTTCGGGGCGATGCTCCAGCCCGGCGTCAACAAGTTCTCGCTGCGGATGTTCGGCTCGCAGAAGGCGGtggagagggagcaggagcGCGTCAAGTCGGCGGGGGCCTGGATCATCCACCCCTACAGCGATTTCAG ATTTTACTGGGACTTCACGATGCTGCTCTTCATGGTGGGCAACCTGATCATCATTCCCGTGGGCATCACCTTCTTCAAGGAGGAGACCACGGCCCCCTGGATCGTGTTCAACGTGGTCTCTGACACCTTCTTCCTGATGGACCTGGTGCTGAACTTCCGGACAGGGATTGTCATTGAGGACAACACAGAAATCATCCTGGACCCCGAGAAGATCAAGAAGAAGTACCTCAAGACCTGGTTTGTGGTGGATTTTGTCTCCTCCATCCCTGTGGACTACGTTTTCCTCATAGTGGAGAAGGGCATAGACTCTGAGGTCTATAAGACAGCCCGTGCCCTCCGCATCGTCCGGTTCACCAAGATCCTGAGCCTGCTGCGGCTGCTCCGCCTCTCCCGCCTCATCCGCTACATCCACCAGTGGGAGGAG ATCTTCCACATGACGTACGACCTGGCCAGCGCCGTGATGAGGATCATCAACCTCATTGGGatgatgctgctgctctgccactggGATGGCTGCCTCCAGTTCCTGGTGCCCATGCTGCAGGATTTCCCCCAGAACTGCTGGGTGTCCATCAACGGGATGGTG AACGACTCCTGGAGTGAGCTGTACTCCTTCGCCCTCTTCAAGTCCATGAGCCACATGCTGTGCATCGGCTACGGGAAGCAGGCACCTGAGAGCATGACAGACATCTGGCTGACCATGCTGAGCATGATCGTGGGGGCCACCTGCTACGCCATGTTCATCGGCCACGCCACCGCCCTCATCCAGTCCCTGGACTCCTCCCGGCGCCAGTACCAGGAGAAG TACAAGCAGGTGGAGCAGTACATGTCCTtccacaagctgcccgctgacTTCCGCCAGAAGATCCACGACTACTACGAGCATCGCTACCAGGGCAAGATGTTTGATGAGGACAGCATCCTGGGGGAGCTCAACGAGCCCCTGCGTGAG GAAATCGTGAACTTCAACTGCCGCAAGCTGGTGGCCTCGATGCCGCTGTTTGCCAACGCCGACCCCAACTTTGTCACGGCCATGCTCACCAAGCTGAAGTTTGAGGTGTTCCAGCCGGGTGACTACATCATCCGAGAGGGCACCATCGGCAAGAAGATGTACTTCATCCAGCACGGGGTGGTCAGCATCCTCACCAAGGGCAACAAGGAGATGAAACTCTCTGATGGCTCCTACTTTGGGG AGATCTGCTTGCTGACCCGTGGCCGGCGCACGGCCAGCGTCCGTGCAGACACCTACTGCCGCCTCTACTCACTCTCTGTGGACAACTTCAACGAGGTGCTGGAGGAGTACCCCATGATGAGACGGGCCTTTGAGACTGTGGCCATCGACCGTCTCGACCGCATCG GGAAGAAGAACTCGATCCTGCTCCACAAAGTTCAGCACGACCTCAACTCAGGTGTCTTCAACAACCAGGAGAACGAGATCATCCAGGAGATCGTCAAGTACGACCGGGAGATGGTGCAGCAGgcggagctgcagcagcacacggCCATGTACAGCCCCGTCCAGCCCCAGGTCACCTCTGCCATCGCCACCCTCCAGCAAGCCGTGGCCATGAGCTTCTGCCCGCAGATGGCCAGCCCGCTGGTGGGCTCCATGGCGCTGGGCTCGCCCCGCATGATGCGCCGCTTGCAGTACGCCCAGGCCGTGCCCAGCCCCTTCGCCGTGTCCcccgtgctgctgcagcagagccccccgccgcagccgcagcccccCGTGCCCCATGCCAACCCCTCGCCCTCGCAGGACCCGGCGCAGCCCACGGCCCTGCCCGCCTCCACCAGCGCCTTCGCCGCGGCCGCGGCCAGCCCTCCGTCCCAAAGCCCGCTGGCCAGCCGGACGTTCGCCTACGGAGGTGCCCCCGGGCCGCTGGGCTCGCAGCTGTCCCTCAGCCAGCAGCCGGCGCCTGGCTCGCCGCAGCGCCTGGCCGCCCACAAGAGCACACAGGCGCTGCACAccagcagcctcagccaggATTCGCGGCCCCTCTCGGCCTCGCAGCCCTCGCTGCCCCACGGGCTGGCGGCcggcagcacccagagccccccGGCGTCCGCCCGCGAGTCCAGCACCTCCATCGGAGGGGGCCCGGCCGCCGCCTCGCCGGGCCCGGGCCCTCCGGCCGGGCTGCGGGCCCAGGCGCCCTCACGGGGGGCCCCGGCCCACCCGGCGCCCATGGGCTCGGGGCTGACagcgccgcccgccctgccgcAGGACTCGGCGGCGGCCCGCAAGGATTCGGCGTCCAGCACGCCCGACACGGACCCGGCCAAGTCCAGGCTGTCTTCCAACTTGTGA